One window from the genome of Trabulsiella odontotermitis encodes:
- the glgP gene encoding glycogen phosphorylase, giving the protein MNAPFSYASPTLSVEALKHSIAYKLMFTIGKDPAIANKHEWLNATLFAVRDRLVERWLRSNRAQLSQETRQVYYLSMEFLIGRTLSNAMLSLGIYDDVKSALEEMGLDLEELIDEENDPGLGNGGLGRLAACFLDSLATLGLPGRGYGIRYDYGMFRQNIVDGRQKESPDYWLEYGNPWEFKRHNTRYKVRFGGRIQQEGKKTHWIETEEILAVAYDQIIPGYDTDATNTLRLWNAQASSEINLGKFNQGDYFAAVEDKNHSENVSRVLYPDDSTYSGRELRLRQEYFLVSATIQDILSRHYQLHKTYDNLADKIAIHLNDTHPVLSIPELMRLLIDDHKFTWDEAFEVTCQVFSYTNHTLMSEALETWPLDMLGKILPRHLQIIFEINDYFMKTLQEQYPNDTGLLSRTSLIDESNGRRVRMAWLAVVVSHKVNGVSELHSNLMVQSLFADFASIFPMRFTNVTNGVTPRRWLALANPPLSGVLDENIGQTWRTDLSQLVDLEQHIDFPAVNQAVQHAKLENKKRLALYIATQLNVVVNPKALFDVQIKRIHEYKRQLMNVLHVITRYNRIKADPTAQWVPRVIIFAGKAASAYYMAKHIIHLINDAAKVINNDPQIGDKLKVVFIPNYSVSLAQLIIPAADLSEQISLAGTEASGTSNMKFGLNGALTIGTLDGANVEMLEHVGADNIFIFGNTAEEVEALRRSGYKPRDYYEQDDELHQVLTQIGTGVFSPDDPNRYRDLLDSLINFGDHYQVLADYRSYVDCQDKVDELYRHPEEWTNKAMHNIANMGYFSSDRTIKEYAESIWHIDPVRL; this is encoded by the coding sequence ATGAATGCACCGTTTAGCTATGCATCACCCACCCTCAGCGTCGAAGCGCTGAAGCACTCTATCGCCTATAAGCTGATGTTTACCATTGGCAAGGATCCGGCGATCGCTAACAAGCATGAATGGCTGAACGCCACGCTGTTTGCCGTTCGCGATCGTCTGGTCGAGCGCTGGCTGCGTTCGAATCGCGCACAACTCTCCCAGGAAACCCGCCAGGTGTACTACCTGTCGATGGAGTTCCTGATTGGCCGCACGCTCTCCAATGCGATGCTGTCGTTGGGTATTTATGACGACGTCAAAAGCGCGCTGGAAGAGATGGGGCTTGATCTCGAAGAGCTGATTGATGAAGAAAACGACCCCGGGCTTGGCAACGGCGGGCTGGGCCGACTGGCCGCTTGTTTCCTCGACTCGCTGGCAACGCTTGGCTTACCAGGCCGTGGTTACGGTATTCGTTACGATTACGGCATGTTCCGCCAGAACATTGTCGACGGGCGGCAAAAAGAGTCTCCGGACTACTGGCTGGAGTACGGTAATCCGTGGGAATTCAAGCGCCATAACACCCGTTACAAGGTGCGTTTCGGCGGTCGTATCCAGCAGGAAGGGAAGAAAACCCACTGGATTGAAACCGAAGAGATCCTGGCCGTGGCCTACGACCAGATAATCCCGGGCTATGATACCGACGCCACCAATACCTTGCGTCTGTGGAATGCGCAGGCCAGTAGCGAAATCAACCTCGGGAAATTCAACCAGGGCGACTACTTTGCGGCAGTGGAAGATAAAAACCACTCCGAAAACGTGTCGCGCGTGCTCTACCCGGATGACTCCACCTATTCGGGGCGCGAGTTGCGTCTGCGTCAGGAGTATTTCCTCGTCTCCGCAACGATTCAGGATATCCTGAGCCGCCATTACCAGCTGCATAAAACCTATGACAACCTGGCGGACAAAATTGCCATCCACCTGAACGATACCCACCCGGTGCTGTCGATTCCGGAACTGATGCGCCTGTTGATTGATGATCATAAGTTCACCTGGGACGAAGCGTTTGAAGTGACCTGTCAGGTCTTTTCCTACACCAACCACACGCTGATGAGCGAAGCGCTGGAAACCTGGCCACTGGATATGCTGGGTAAAATTCTGCCGCGCCATCTGCAAATCATCTTTGAAATCAATGACTACTTCATGAAGACGTTGCAGGAGCAGTATCCGAATGATACCGGGCTGCTGAGCCGTACGTCGCTGATTGATGAGTCTAACGGTCGCCGTGTACGTATGGCATGGCTGGCGGTGGTGGTGAGCCACAAGGTTAACGGCGTCTCGGAACTGCACTCAAACCTGATGGTCCAGTCGCTGTTTGCTGATTTCGCCAGCATCTTCCCGATGCGCTTTACCAACGTGACCAACGGTGTCACGCCGCGTCGCTGGCTGGCGCTGGCGAACCCACCGCTCTCCGGCGTGCTGGATGAGAATATCGGCCAGACCTGGCGTACAGATTTAAGCCAGCTCGTCGACCTCGAGCAGCATATTGATTTCCCGGCGGTGAATCAGGCGGTGCAGCATGCCAAGCTGGAGAATAAAAAGCGTCTGGCGTTGTACATCGCCACGCAACTGAACGTGGTGGTGAACCCGAAGGCGCTGTTCGATGTGCAGATCAAACGCATCCATGAATATAAGCGCCAGCTGATGAACGTGCTGCACGTCATCACCCGCTATAATCGCATCAAAGCTGATCCGACGGCACAGTGGGTGCCGCGTGTGATCATCTTTGCGGGTAAAGCGGCGTCGGCGTATTACATGGCGAAGCACATTATTCATCTGATCAACGATGCGGCGAAGGTGATCAACAACGATCCGCAGATTGGTGACAAGCTGAAAGTGGTGTTTATCCCGAACTACAGCGTGAGTCTGGCGCAGCTGATCATCCCGGCGGCCGATCTCTCCGAGCAGATCTCCCTGGCCGGTACGGAAGCCTCCGGCACCAGCAACATGAAGTTTGGTCTGAACGGTGCGCTGACCATCGGTACGCTCGACGGCGCGAACGTGGAGATGCTGGAGCATGTCGGCGCGGATAACATCTTTATCTTTGGTAATACCGCGGAAGAGGTGGAAGCGTTGCGTCGCAGCGGCTATAAACCGCGTGACTACTACGAGCAGGACGACGAACTGCACCAGGTGCTGACGCAGATTGGCACTGGCGTCTTCAGCCCGGACGATCCAAACCGTTACCGCGACCTGCTGGATTCGCTGATTAACTTTGGCGACCATTATCAGGTGCTGGCCGATTACCGCAGTTATGTGGATTGTCAGGATAAGGTGGATGAGCTGTATCGTCATCCGGAAGAGTGGACCAACAAAGCGATGCACAACATCGCTAACATGGGCTATTTCTCTTCAGACCGTACCATCAAGGAATATGCCGAAAGCATCTGGCATATCGATCCGGTCAGACTGTAA
- the glpD gene encoding glycerol-3-phosphate dehydrogenase, which produces METKDLIVIGGGINGAGIAADAAGRGLSVLMLEAQDLASATSSASSKLIHGGLRYLEHYEFRLVSEALAEREVLLKMAPHIAFPMRFRLPHRPHLRPAWMIRTGLFLYDHLGKRTSLPGSTGLRFGAESVLKPEIVRGFEYSDCWVDDARLVLANAQMVTRKGGEVMTRTRATSAKRENGMWIVEAEDIDTGEKYSWQARGLVNATGPWVKQFFDEGMHLPSPYGIRLIKGSHIVVPRVHTQKQAYILQNEDKRIVFVIPWMDEFSIIGTTDVEYHGDPKQVEIDEGEINYLLKVYNAHFKKPLTRNDIVWTYSGVRPLCDDESDSPQAVTRDYTLDIHDEQGQAPLLSVFGGKLTTYRKLAEHALEKLTPYYQGIGPAWTKTAVLPGGEIGNDRDDYAARLRRRYPFISESLARHYARTYGSNSQWILGEANSLEDLGEHFGHELYEAELRYLVEHEWVRRMDDALWRRTKLGMWLNAEEQSRVAQWLTQHAGKREMPLAS; this is translated from the coding sequence ATGGAAACCAAAGATCTGATTGTGATAGGTGGAGGCATTAACGGTGCCGGTATCGCGGCAGACGCCGCAGGGCGTGGTTTATCCGTGCTGATGCTGGAAGCCCAGGATTTAGCCTCCGCGACATCAAGCGCCAGCTCGAAACTGATCCACGGCGGGCTACGCTACCTTGAACACTACGAATTCCGCCTGGTCAGCGAAGCGCTGGCCGAGCGTGAAGTACTGCTGAAAATGGCGCCGCACATCGCCTTTCCGATGCGTTTTCGTCTGCCCCACCGCCCGCATCTGCGTCCGGCCTGGATGATCCGTACCGGCCTCTTTTTATACGATCACCTCGGTAAACGCACCAGCCTGCCTGGCTCTACCGGTTTGCGTTTTGGCGCAGAATCGGTACTGAAACCGGAAATTGTGCGCGGTTTCGAATATTCTGACTGCTGGGTCGACGATGCCCGTCTGGTACTGGCTAACGCCCAGATGGTGACGCGCAAAGGGGGAGAAGTGATGACCCGCACCCGCGCGACCTCCGCAAAACGTGAAAACGGGATGTGGATTGTCGAAGCCGAAGACATTGATACTGGCGAGAAATACAGCTGGCAGGCGCGCGGTCTGGTTAACGCCACTGGCCCGTGGGTGAAACAATTCTTTGACGAAGGCATGCATCTGCCGTCGCCGTACGGCATTCGCCTGATCAAGGGCAGCCACATTGTGGTGCCGCGCGTACATACGCAAAAACAGGCTTACATCCTGCAGAACGAAGATAAACGCATTGTCTTTGTGATCCCGTGGATGGATGAGTTTTCTATCATTGGCACCACCGATGTGGAATACCACGGTGATCCGAAGCAGGTTGAAATCGACGAAGGCGAAATCAACTATCTGCTGAAAGTCTATAACGCGCACTTTAAGAAACCGCTCACCCGCAACGACATCGTCTGGACTTACTCCGGTGTGCGTCCACTGTGTGATGACGAGTCTGATTCGCCGCAGGCGGTGACCCGCGACTACACGCTGGATATTCACGACGAACAGGGTCAGGCGCCGCTGCTGTCGGTATTTGGCGGTAAGCTGACTACCTACCGTAAACTCGCGGAACACGCGCTGGAAAAACTGACGCCGTACTATCAGGGCATTGGCCCGGCCTGGACCAAAACAGCCGTGCTGCCTGGCGGCGAGATCGGCAATGATCGTGATGATTACGCTGCCCGCTTGCGCCGCCGCTATCCATTTATCAGCGAGTCGCTGGCGCGCCATTACGCCCGCACCTACGGCAGCAACAGCCAATGGATCTTAGGAGAAGCAAATTCCCTTGAGGATCTGGGCGAGCACTTTGGTCACGAGTTGTATGAAGCGGAACTGCGCTACCTGGTTGAACACGAATGGGTGCGCCGTATGGACGATGCGCTGTGGCGTCGTACCAAACTCGGCATGTGGCTGAATGCGGAAGAGCAGTCCCGCGTCGCTCAATGGCTGACGCAACACGCGGGAAAGCGTGAGATGCCGCTGGCATCATGA
- the glpE gene encoding thiosulfate sulfurtransferase GlpE: MDHFECINVEEAHQKLHQGAAVLVDIRDPQSYALGHTPGAFHLTNDTLGAFMRENDFETPVMVMCYHGNSSKGAAQYLLQQGYDHVYSVDGGFDAWHRHFPSEVAHDA, from the coding sequence ATGGATCACTTTGAATGTATTAATGTAGAAGAAGCCCATCAGAAACTGCATCAGGGCGCGGCGGTGCTGGTGGATATCCGTGATCCGCAAAGCTACGCATTAGGCCATACCCCTGGCGCGTTCCACCTGACTAACGACACGCTGGGTGCGTTTATGCGCGAGAATGATTTTGAAACGCCGGTGATGGTGATGTGCTATCACGGCAACAGCAGCAAAGGCGCAGCGCAATATTTACTGCAACAGGGCTATGACCATGTTTACAGCGTGGATGGCGGATTCGATGCCTGGCACCGACATTTCCCGTCTGAGGTAGCGCACGACGCCTGA
- the glpG gene encoding rhomboid family intramembrane serine protease GlpG has translation MLMITSFTNPRVAQAFVDYMATQGIILTIQQHTQTDVWLADESQADRVQRELAQFLENPADPRYLAASWQAGHTHSGLQYRRFPFLATLRGNAGPVTLVIMILCIAIFLIMNAVGDRTVMVWLAWPFDPSLKFELWRYFTHAFMHFSVLHILFNLLWWWYLGGAVEKRLGSGKLIVITVVSALLSGFIQQKFSGPWFGGLSGVVYALMGYAWLRGERDPQSGIYLQRGLIIFSLIWLVAGWFDLFGMAMANGAHAAGLAVGLAMAFADTVNVRKRT, from the coding sequence ATGTTGATGATTACTTCGTTTACCAATCCGCGTGTTGCCCAGGCGTTTGTTGACTACATGGCAACGCAGGGGATTATTCTTACTATTCAGCAACATACGCAAACGGATGTCTGGCTGGCGGATGAAAGCCAGGCTGATCGCGTTCAGCGCGAACTGGCGCAGTTTCTGGAAAACCCTGCCGATCCTCGCTATCTTGCCGCCAGCTGGCAGGCCGGGCATACCCACAGTGGGCTGCAGTATCGCCGTTTTCCGTTTCTCGCGACGCTGCGTGGAAACGCTGGCCCTGTCACGCTGGTCATCATGATCCTGTGTATCGCGATTTTTCTTATCATGAATGCCGTGGGTGACAGAACGGTGATGGTGTGGCTCGCCTGGCCGTTTGATCCCTCTCTTAAATTTGAACTCTGGCGTTACTTTACTCACGCTTTCATGCACTTCTCTGTTCTGCATATTCTCTTCAACCTGCTATGGTGGTGGTATCTTGGCGGAGCGGTTGAGAAGCGTCTTGGCAGCGGAAAACTGATCGTGATTACGGTCGTGAGCGCGCTGCTGAGCGGGTTTATTCAGCAGAAATTCAGTGGTCCGTGGTTTGGCGGGTTATCTGGCGTGGTTTACGCGCTGATGGGCTACGCCTGGCTGCGCGGCGAACGCGATCCACAAAGCGGAATTTATCTGCAACGCGGACTGATAATCTTCTCATTAATCTGGCTGGTTGCCGGGTGGTTTGATCTTTTCGGCATGGCGATGGCGAATGGCGCTCACGCTGCGGGTCTGGCGGTGGGACTGGCCATGGCGTTTGCCGATACGGTGAATGTGCGAAAACGAACATAA
- a CDS encoding DeoR/GlpR family transcriptional regulator translates to MKQTQRHDAIIELVKKQGYVSTEELVEQFAVSPQTIRRDLNDLAEQKMILRHHGGAALPSSSVNTPWHDLKATQTGEKERIARKVASQIPNGATLFIDIGTTPEAVAHALLEHSDLRVVTNNLNVANTLMAKDDFRVILAGGELRSRDGGIIGEATLDFISQFRLDFGILGISGIDTDGSLLEFDYHEVRTKRAIIENSRHVMLVVDHSKFGRNAMVNMGSISMVDAVYTDAMPPNGIMKVIVDNNIQLELC, encoded by the coding sequence ATGAAGCAGACACAACGTCATGACGCGATAATCGAGCTGGTAAAAAAACAGGGTTATGTCAGTACCGAAGAGCTTGTCGAACAGTTTGCTGTCAGCCCGCAGACCATCCGCCGCGATCTGAATGATCTGGCCGAGCAGAAAATGATTTTGCGTCACCACGGCGGCGCGGCGCTGCCGTCGAGTTCCGTTAACACTCCCTGGCATGACCTCAAGGCCACCCAGACCGGTGAAAAAGAACGTATCGCCCGCAAAGTCGCCAGTCAGATCCCCAATGGCGCAACGCTGTTCATCGACATCGGCACCACGCCGGAGGCGGTGGCGCATGCGCTGCTTGAGCACAGTGATTTACGCGTGGTGACCAACAACCTGAACGTGGCCAACACGCTGATGGCGAAAGACGATTTCCGCGTCATACTGGCGGGCGGCGAGCTGCGCAGCCGCGACGGTGGCATCATTGGCGAAGCCACCCTCGACTTCATCTCTCAGTTCCGCCTGGATTTCGGCATTCTTGGCATCAGTGGCATCGATACCGACGGCTCGTTGCTGGAATTTGACTACCACGAAGTGCGCACCAAGCGGGCGATCATTGAAAACTCGCGCCATGTGATGCTGGTGGTGGATCACTCTAAATTCGGTCGTAACGCGATGGTTAACATGGGCAGCATCAGCATGGTGGATGCGGTCTATACCGACGCGATGCCGCCCAATGGCATTATGAAAGTGATTGTGGATAACAACATCCAGCTGGAACTGTGCTGA
- the malT gene encoding HTH-type transcriptional regulator MalT: MLIPSKLSRPVRLDHTVVRERLLTKLSGANNYRLALVTSPAGYGKTTLVSQWAAGKNELGWYSLDEGDNQQERFASYLIAALQQATGGHCPASEMMVQKRQYASLTSLFAQLFIELAEWDRPLYLVIDDYHLVTNPVIHDAMRFFLRHQPENMTLVVLSRNLPQLGIANLRVRDQLLEIGSQQLAFTHQEAKQFFDCRLTSPIEAAETSRLCDDVAGWATALQLIALSARQSNSAAQHSARRLAGINASHLSDYLVDEVLNNVEADTRNFLLKSAVLRSMNDALIVRVTGVDNGQMRLEEIERQGLFLQRMDDSGEWFSYHPLFGSFLRQRCQWELATELPELHRAAAESWMAQGFPTEAIHHALAAGDANMLRDILLNHAWGLFNHSELALLEESLAALPWESLLENPRLVLLQAWLMQSQHRYSEVNNLLARAEQEMTVAMDVTLHGDFNALRAQVAINDGDQEEAERLAMVALDELPLASYYSRIVATSVHGEVLHCKGELNKSLAVMQQTEQMSRRYEVWHYALWSLLQQSEILFAQGFLQAAWESQEKAFQLIREQHLEQLPMHEFLLRIRSQLLWAWARLDESEAAARSGMDVLSTYQPQQQLQCLALLVQCSLARGDLDNARNHLNRLENLLGNGQYHSDWVSNADKVRVIYWQMTGDKKSATLWLRQTPKPEFANNHFLQSQWRNIARAQILLGDYDPAEMVLEELNENARALRLMSDLNRNLLLLNQLYWQAGRKAEAQSALLEALTLANRTGFISHFVIEGEAMAQQLRQLIQLNTLPELEQHRAQRILREINQHHRHKFAHFDENFVERLLNHPEVPELIRTSPLTQREWQVLGLIYSGYSNEQIAGELDVAATTIKTHIRNLYQKLGVAHRQDAVQHAQQLLKMMGYGV; encoded by the coding sequence ATGTTGATTCCGTCTAAATTAAGTCGTCCGGTTCGTCTTGACCACACCGTGGTGCGGGAACGATTACTGACGAAACTTTCCGGCGCGAACAATTATCGTCTTGCGCTGGTCACAAGTCCTGCTGGATATGGAAAAACAACGCTCGTTTCGCAGTGGGCGGCAGGGAAGAATGAACTGGGCTGGTATTCGCTTGATGAGGGCGATAACCAGCAGGAACGCTTTGCCAGCTATCTGATCGCGGCGCTGCAACAGGCCACCGGCGGGCATTGCCCGGCGAGCGAGATGATGGTGCAAAAGCGCCAGTACGCCAGCCTGACATCACTCTTCGCACAGCTGTTCATTGAACTCGCCGAGTGGGATCGACCGCTTTATCTGGTGATTGATGATTACCACCTGGTCACCAATCCGGTTATCCATGATGCGATGCGTTTTTTCCTGCGTCACCAGCCTGAAAATATGACGCTGGTGGTGCTGTCGCGCAATTTACCGCAGTTGGGCATCGCCAACCTGCGCGTGCGCGATCAACTGCTGGAGATTGGCAGCCAGCAGCTCGCCTTTACCCATCAGGAAGCGAAGCAGTTTTTCGACTGCCGTCTGACTTCGCCTATCGAAGCCGCCGAAACCAGCCGCCTGTGCGATGACGTCGCTGGCTGGGCCACCGCGCTACAGCTTATCGCCCTTTCCGCACGTCAAAGCAACAGCGCTGCCCAGCATTCCGCACGCCGTCTGGCGGGTATTAACGCCAGCCATTTGTCCGATTATCTGGTCGATGAAGTGCTTAATAACGTGGAAGCCGACACGCGCAACTTCCTGTTAAAAAGCGCGGTCTTACGCTCGATGAACGATGCGCTGATTGTCCGCGTCACTGGCGTCGACAACGGGCAGATGCGACTGGAAGAGATCGAGCGCCAGGGGCTGTTTTTACAGCGGATGGATGATTCCGGTGAATGGTTCAGCTATCACCCGCTGTTTGGCAGTTTCCTGCGTCAACGTTGTCAGTGGGAACTGGCGACAGAATTACCTGAACTGCACCGCGCTGCCGCCGAAAGCTGGATGGCGCAGGGCTTCCCGACCGAAGCTATCCATCATGCGCTGGCCGCCGGTGATGCCAACATGCTGCGCGATATCCTGCTCAACCATGCGTGGGGGCTATTTAACCATAGCGAACTGGCACTGCTAGAAGAGTCGCTCGCGGCGCTGCCGTGGGAAAGCCTGCTCGAAAACCCGCGTCTGGTGCTGCTGCAGGCCTGGCTGATGCAGAGCCAGCACCGGTACAGCGAGGTCAATAACTTGCTGGCGCGCGCCGAGCAAGAGATGACCGTCGCGATGGATGTCACTCTGCACGGCGATTTCAACGCATTGCGGGCGCAGGTCGCCATCAATGACGGCGATCAGGAAGAGGCTGAGCGTCTGGCGATGGTGGCCCTTGATGAGCTGCCGCTCGCCAGCTACTACAGCCGTATCGTCGCCACCTCGGTGCACGGCGAAGTGCTGCACTGCAAAGGCGAGCTGAACAAATCGCTGGCGGTGATGCAACAGACCGAACAGATGTCACGCCGCTATGAAGTCTGGCATTACGCACTGTGGAGCCTGCTCCAGCAGAGCGAAATTCTGTTTGCCCAGGGCTTTTTGCAGGCGGCGTGGGAATCGCAGGAAAAAGCATTCCAGCTGATCCGCGAACAGCATCTCGAACAACTGCCGATGCACGAATTCCTGCTACGCATCCGCTCACAGTTACTGTGGGCCTGGGCGCGTCTTGATGAATCCGAAGCGGCGGCCCGCAGCGGGATGGACGTCCTGTCCACTTATCAACCGCAGCAGCAGTTGCAGTGCCTGGCGCTGCTGGTGCAATGCTCGCTGGCGCGTGGCGATCTGGACAACGCCCGCAATCACCTCAACCGTCTGGAAAACCTGCTCGGCAACGGTCAGTACCACAGCGACTGGGTGTCGAATGCCGACAAAGTGCGCGTGATTTACTGGCAGATGACGGGCGATAAAAAATCCGCGACGCTCTGGCTGCGGCAGACGCCGAAGCCGGAATTTGCCAACAACCACTTCCTGCAAAGTCAGTGGCGTAATATCGCCCGCGCCCAGATCCTGCTCGGCGATTACGATCCGGCAGAAATGGTGCTGGAAGAGCTGAACGAAAATGCCCGCGCACTGCGTCTGATGAGCGATCTGAACCGCAACCTGCTACTGCTCAACCAGCTTTACTGGCAGGCGGGGCGTAAAGCAGAAGCGCAGAGCGCGCTGCTGGAAGCGCTCACGCTCGCCAACCGCACCGGGTTTATCAGCCATTTCGTCATTGAAGGCGAAGCGATGGCGCAGCAGTTGCGCCAGTTGATTCAGCTCAATACGTTACCGGAACTGGAACAGCACCGCGCCCAGCGCATTCTGCGTGAGATAAACCAGCATCACCGCCACAAGTTCGCTCATTTTGATGAGAACTTCGTTGAACGTCTGCTGAATCACCCGGAAGTGCCGGAACTTATCCGCACCAGCCCGTTAACGCAGCGCGAATGGCAGGTACTGGGGCTGATCTATTCCGGTTACAGCAACGAGCAGATTGCCGGTGAGCTTGACGTGGCGGCCACCACCATCAAAACGCATATTCGTAATCTGTATCAGAAACTGGGCGTCGCGCACCGTCAGGATGCCGTTCAGCACGCACAGCAGTTGTTGAAAATGATGGGTTACGGGGTTTAA
- a CDS encoding DUF1240 domain-containing protein — MLKLRIIFAVLFTFIFLVFLLFGAVLQDFISLIKMGDIISYDKTCILISGIPAIFYLLVFLLFALFQKDAFHRGHKLMSNSYAILFILIPLPFGFIGNIIVPFILMANSYTNCPQDNLSKYYVKDVALCEKIKRSDFF, encoded by the coding sequence ATGCTTAAATTACGCATTATTTTTGCTGTTCTCTTTACATTTATTTTTTTAGTTTTTCTGTTATTCGGTGCAGTATTGCAAGATTTTATTTCCTTGATCAAAATGGGTGATATTATATCTTATGACAAAACCTGCATATTGATTAGCGGTATACCTGCGATTTTTTATTTATTAGTATTCTTGCTTTTTGCTCTTTTCCAAAAAGATGCTTTTCATCGCGGACACAAATTAATGAGCAACAGTTATGCTATTCTCTTCATTCTTATCCCACTACCCTTTGGGTTTATTGGGAATATTATCGTTCCTTTTATCCTGATGGCAAATTCCTACACCAACTGCCCTCAGGATAATCTGAGTAAATATTACGTAAAAGATGTCGCATTGTGTGAAAAAATAAAGCGCAGCGACTTTTTTTGA
- a CDS encoding Hcp family type VI secretion system effector — MAHLSWMSLKGTSQGVISTNCGSRNSIGNKSQTNHLDQIMIYGLNHRTTREQNVSHHEVQIIKPIDRSSPLLNKAINDNETLECEIELYRVNPMGLQEAYYKIKLFKAHISDISTIVPHNIIESGNEAQERISLVYESISWEHCMASTSAYSLWDERVF, encoded by the coding sequence ATGGCGCATTTATCATGGATGTCACTAAAAGGCACATCCCAGGGCGTTATTTCGACAAATTGCGGTTCCAGGAACTCGATTGGTAATAAATCGCAGACAAATCATCTCGATCAAATAATGATTTATGGACTTAATCATCGAACGACGCGTGAGCAAAATGTCTCACACCATGAAGTACAAATCATCAAGCCTATCGATCGCTCATCCCCCTTACTTAACAAAGCGATAAACGACAATGAAACGCTGGAATGCGAAATTGAACTTTACCGGGTCAACCCGATGGGGTTACAGGAAGCCTATTACAAAATAAAATTATTCAAAGCTCATATATCTGACATTTCAACTATCGTCCCCCACAATATTATTGAAAGTGGAAACGAAGCACAGGAACGCATTTCTTTAGTGTATGAATCAATAAGCTGGGAACACTGCATGGCCAGTACCAGCGCCTACAGTTTATGGGATGAGCGCGTCTTTTAA